DNA from Hwangdonia lutea:
GATAATGGCATCACGATCTGTAATGTGCACTACCGTACCTTCAACCACTTCATCATCTAAAGTGTCAACGAAATTTTCGGCTACTAATTTTTCAAATTCTTGCAATTGTTTGTCATCAACTTCATCAATTCCTTCTTCGTAATTGTGCCAGTTAAAGTCTTTTAAGAATTTTTCAGGATTTGCTTGTGCTTCAGATACTACTGGAGCTTCGGCAGTTTTTGTTTCTACTGCTTCAGTCGATTCAACTTCAGCTTGTTTTGCTTTTTCAGCCATTTAATAAAATTGTGTAATGTAAATTTAAGTTTTTCGCTTTCGCGGAAACACGAATACATTACGGTTTTTGTATTCTGTATGTTATGGAAGATTTAAGCAAATATCACACAGAAGCGTTATTTTTGTTATAGTTTCATTCCTTTTATCTTTCCAATAATTCGCTAAAAGGAGTGCAAAAATACATATTTTCAACAAATTAGCCTAATTTGATATAACTATTTTTATGCTACCTCATGTTACCTCTAACTTTAGTGAGACTCGTTATAACCCGACCTTAACTGGATTTTGTCTATTTCTGGTCAGTTAAAATAGAATTGGTGTTATGTTATGTTAGCTTTACTCCATTTTTTTTATGATACATGTAACGTGTAATTTAATATCTACCAACAGCTTAGAAAAAAAACATATGCTTTTAGAAAGTTCTTGTTTAAATTCCAGTCGATATGTAATAAGTTTGCCATGTGACTAAGAAAGACCATAAAAAGTACACTACTATTATAACATTACTACTAAATGTTTTTATGTTATTAGGGCAAACCCCCACACATAACTATTTGCAAAATATTTCTGCTTTACCAGATATTGAATTTTACGATATTACTGAAGACCTAGATCACTTCATTTGGCTGGCAGCCAATAAAGGCCTTTTTAGGTATAATGGAAACACATACCGCAAATTTATTCATCCCGAACAAAAATCTAATTCTCTCTTTCAGTTAAAATTTGATGCCAAAGAACAACTCTGGTGCAACAATATTTACGGACAAATATTTTTTATACAAAACGATAGTCTTACACTTTTTTATGATGCCAACAAACTAGTAAAAGGACAATTAGCGCCATATCAGATTTTAGAAAAAAGCGTCCGATTGTTTACCGTTACCGGAATTTACGACATTGATAAATCTACCAGAAACGTCACTAAAATTTTTGAAGGCATGTGCATTGACAATGCTAGTTTTAATGAGATAAACTACACATTTGTTATCAATTTGGAAGGATCAACCAAGCGCCACCGTATTTATAAATTTGAAAATACCACTGCAAAAAAAATTCTAGAAATTAAAAGTTCGCAGCACATCCAAACCCCAAAGCTTTTTGCTTTTAAGGATGAAGTCTTTTTTACGCATACCTCTGCATCTGGAAACATTTTTTATTTGATTAATGCAGAAGAAAAAACCTCAGAAAAAATTAACACTCCAAACCAATTAAAAGACGAAACCATTTTTAAAATCTTAAAATTTAATGAAGAGTATTGGTTTTTAACCAGCTCTGGAGTATTTGTTTTCAATCTATTAAACCACAATTTAATTTTTAAGGAACATTTTTTTGAGACAGAATCCATTACAGACCTCGAAATAGATTTTAATAGTAACTACTGGTTTACAACACTTAACAATGGTGTGTTAGTATCGCCAAACCTAAAAATTAAATTCTTAGAATTAAACCATGTTAAAGCTAACATAACCGCGTCTGTTGGTTTAAAAAACAATAATTTTGTATTGGGCACAAATAACGGAAAGTTATTATTTTACAAACAAGACCATCTTGTAAAAATTATAGAGTTACCAGGGAAAAAGTTTATTGGAAAACTGTATTTTGACACTGACAACGAAAAATTAATCGTTAGCATTAACGCCTCAGAATCGTTTGTAGTAGATTTAAACACTTATAAGGTAAACGACGTAGCAAACACTTTTTCGGTTGCAAAGACTTTTTCAAAAATTAACGATAGTACTTTATTTTACGGTAACTACCGCCAGGGTGTTGTATACAAAAACCCCTTTGGCAAATTAAAAAAACAGGTTGTTAAGGATAGTCGTGTTAAAGCTTCATTGATATTTAACAATCACTTGTTTGTGTCGTACATCGATGGTGTGTTTAAATACGATACAGCATCATTTGCTTCAGAAGAGCTAAAACGCAATTCCAAAAGCTTATTAGTTAATAGTCTTACGAAAAGCAATGATGCAATGTGGTTAGTGACTCAGCACAACGGCTTGCTTAAATTTAAAAATAATACTTGGCTAAAATCAGAAATCAAACTACCAAATAATCTTCAAATCAATAAAATACATGCCGATGAAAATGTATTATGGATTTCAACAGATGCTGGCTTGTATCAGTATCAAGTACCAAGTAAAGCCCTTAAATTGCTAGGTGCCCAAGATGGTTTAAATACCGCGGTAATTGATTTTTTGATACTACATAATCAAATAATTGTAACCTTACCAAAAGCGTTTTTTATACTTCCTAAAACACAAGACTTATTTAAAACCTATAAAACATCAAAGGTTAAGGTAGAGGCGGTAAAAATAAACGATCGAGATACTTTAGTTGCTAGCAGTTATAAATTACCTTACGATTTAAACAAGATTGGCATAACATTCAATTCTAACGGGTTTCAATCTAACCAACATGTTAAATATCAATACCGTGTAAAACAGATTGATTCAAGTTGGCAAAACATACCATTACATACACACTTTGTCAATTTTAATAGTCTGTCTAGTGGCATGTATACGTTTGAGCTTAAAGCACAAAACATAAGCGCAAAACAACCTGTTTTTGCAACACCAATAACCTTTACAATAGCAAAACCATATTGGGAAACCTATTGGTTTTATGCCTTGGTCCTAGCCACAATAATAGGCTTGGTTTGGTTTTATTTTAGAAGGCGATTGCAACAAAAAGAAAGGCAGCGAATTGCAGAAATTGATAAAATTTTAATCGATAAAAAAATAACGAATTTAAGGTTAGAAAATCTGCGCTCGCAAATGAATCCGCATTTCATTTTTAATGCTTTAAATTCTATTCAAGATTATATTATTTCTAATGAAAAGGAATTGGCAAGCTCGTATTTAGTCAAATTTAGCCGATTAATCCGAATGTATTTAGATTACAGTCAGCAAAACGAAATTACTTTAGAAGAAGAATTAAACGCTTTAAAACTCTATTTAGAGTTAGAAAAAGTGCGTTTTGAAGATGAATTGGAATACAAGATTACAATTGATAATCAGTTAAAAACAAAACAAATTAAAGTACCGTCATTATTCATCCAACCTTATGTTGAAAATGCGTTAAAACACGGATTAATACACAAATTAAATAACCGAAAATTACATATTGAAGCAAAAATAATTCAGCAAAATAAAATGCAAATTACGGTTGAAGACAACGGAATTGGTCGTGCCCAATCAGAAACATTAAAACGACCAAACCTACACCACAAACCTTTTGCAACCAAAGCCAATGAAGAACGTGTGCGCCTTTATAAAAATAAATTAAAACGTGATATAGTCATAATTACTAACGATTTGTATGGCGACAACGACGTTGCCGCAGGAACAAAAGTGGTTATCACCATGCCAATACATTAAAAATATGAAAGCGATAATTATAGACGACGAAAAACGCGCTAGACATTTACTATCCAACCTACTAGCTGAACATTGCGTAAGTATTACAAACATTAAAGAAGCGCAAGATTTAGCATCTGGTGCAGATTTGATTAAAACCAGTAAACCTGATGTTGTTTTTTTAGATATTGAAATGCCTAATCAGTCTGGATTAGACATTTTAGAATACTTTCCAGACCAGATTGATTTTAAAATCATTTTTGTCACAGCATATAATCAATATGCAATTGAAGCTTTCAAACTATCGGCTGTAGATTATCTCTTAAAACCAGTTGATACCAACGAATTAAAGGAAGCTGTTGCAAAAGCCGAAGAAGCCATAAAAGCCAACAAATTAAACGACCAATTAAACAAGTTGCGCGACTCGTTAAAGCAGCTCTCTATGGATAAAATTGCTTTAGAAATCCCGAAAGGAATCATGTTCGCATCGCACAATGATATTGTGTACTTTGAAGCTGATGGTATGTACACCAACGTACAACTTATTGATGGCAAACAAAAAACCATTTGCAAACCGTTAAAGCATTTTGTAGAGCAATTAGAACGCAACCCGATGTTTTTTAAATGTCATCGGTCGTATTTAATCAACTTAAAATATGTGGACGAATTAGTTAAAGACGATGGCGATTTTTTATTGATGAATAACAAAAAAAGAATACCTATTTCAAAATCGAAACGTTATCAGTTCTTGGAAGTCATTAAGGAAACGTTTATGTAATAGTTATTTTAAAACTCCCTTTTCATTCAGAAAGAAAAACCACTACTTTAGAAAAAACCACATTAAGAATGATTGTTTAGTTGCTTATTTTGAAGTCTATTAAACACAATTCTTATGAAAAAAATAATATTATTAGTAGTATTGGCATTAAGCTACAATACCTCAAATGCACAATTTGGCAAAATGTTAAATAAGAAAGCCAAAGCAGCAGTAGAGAAGAAGTTAGACAAAAAAGAAACGAACAATTCATCTTCAAAATCTGAAAACGCTTCAGGAATGGTAGGCAGTTCTTCAATATCAAATCAAAATGCATCAAAAACAGAATACACTGATGAAGAATTTAAAGCAGAATTAGCTAAAAAATATCCAAACGACCAAGCAAAACAAGATTTATACTATCAAAAATATTTAGAGAAAGAGCAACAAGAAGCCGAAACTAATAAGCCAAAACAAGATAATACAGTAAGCGATGATTTTCTATACATGTCGTATCCGTTTGCGATGACAAAAGGCATGAGCGCAGTAGGTGTTGATCGTGTAAAGCTAAGACGCCAAATAACAGACATGGGTGATAATGTAGATGTGTTACCAGCACAAGATCCAGATTATGCTTGGTTACGCTTTTTAACCACACCAGAGTTGGAAGCCATGTCGCCAGAAGGTTATATTGGTTATGAGTTGGTTTCAGGTATGTTTACAACCAAAGTTGGCGCAGATCGATCACAAACGCTAGAGCTTGGTACAGGCATGCCAATTTTGGTAAGAGGTATGTTAATTGCAGACGATGTGTTTGTCATTTATGCCGCATCTCATCAAGGCGGACACGCATTTAATGTACCATCGTACATGCATGAAAAAGATATTACCATTCTAAACGTAATTGGTAAAGGCGAGCAACAATTTCATTTAGAGTGGTTGGAAAAGGCAAAGCCAATTGTAAAAGAATTTGAAGCTACCTTAAAGGCCAATTATGATGCTGCCGCAAAATCAACTATGGATGCCATAAAAATGCCAAAAGCTGGTAGTATGAATAGTAAGACGTCACTAGTAAATTTTGCTAAAGAAAATGTTTCTAAAACCATTGCCAAAGATGGTGCTAAACTTTTAAAGTTAAACATAGTATCTAACGATTGGAGTATTGTAAAAAACAAATACACAGGTCGTATTTTATACCGTTGGATTAAAGGCGCATTTACTGAAAAAAATAGAAATAACGACTGCTATTTACAAGGTTTTTTAATCAAGCAACAGTACAATGGAAGTGGTTATGGAAGCTCTCAATTTGGTGGCATTATCCACGGACAAATGCCTTACGGACAAAAAATGAATTGCGAATAAAACCCAATCATATTGAGTATGTAAAGCCTGTCATTAAAAGCAGGCTTTTTTTATGACTAATATGTATGTTTAAATTTTTTTCATTCAGAAAGAAATTAGTGCTATTCAGAAAAAAGCACATTGAAAACCTTATATGTAGTAGTTGTTTTGTGGTTATAAATAAAAATAAATCTCAACTACAATGAAAAAAACATTACGCTTATTAACCTTTTTAGTGTTTGGTTTTACGCAAGCACAAACCGTAGTTTATGTAGATATTGATGCTACAGGAACAAACGATGGTACTAGCTGGGCAAATGCTTACACATCTTTACACAATGCCCTAACAAATACAACAACTGCTGGTGCAGAAATTTGGATTGCTGAAGGAACCTACACACCTTTAAACGCATCAACACCATTTTTAAATCAATATGGTGTAAATATCTATGGTGGTTTTGTTGGAACTGAAGCAACAAAAGCAGATCGAAACGTTGACCCATGGTTGCATCCAGTGTATTTATCTGGCGATATTAATGGAGATGATTTGGTAGAAGTGCCAAGTGCAACTTCCACAAATAAAACAGATAATGCCAGCCGTATTCTTCAAATAGAACCAAGTACTATTGGTGGTACAACATTGGTTCATGTGCAAGAAAATATTGTAATTGATCGCATTAACTTTGTAAATGCATATGGAGGAAGCGCTTTATATAGTCACCCAGCTGTAGGTTCAAACTTTACACAAAAACAAATAAAGTTAAGAAACTGTCGTTTTTCTCGTAATTATGCATCAACAAGACCAGCATTTGATGTATGGTCAAATGAGTCAGGAACCCCAGCAACTTCACCTTTTGAAACTTTTATAATGATTAATAGTATTGTAGATGAAAATGTGTCTTCAGTTGGTTATGCATTTGAGTTTAGAGGTTTGGCGGGTTATCTTAAAACAACTTTAGTTAATAATTTGTTTGTTGCTAATACAGTAACCGATGTAAATTCAGCAGGAAGTGTTGCACGATTTATTAGTAATGGTGCTAATAACATAAATGTAAATTTTGCAAGTAATACCTTAGCCTTTAACCAAGAAGGAGCTTCTTATGGTGCTGATGGCGGAAGTTGTATTTATTTTCAAAGAGTTTCAAATAGCGGTGGAATTGTTGGTAAGTGGTATAACAATATATATTATAGCAACCAAGGTACAGGTGAGTATGCTTTATCAAATAACTATACTATGGCATTTATTGATGTTGCTAATACTAATGCAAGGGACTTTACGACGCCTACTTACGATTTGCCAAACTCAATTATATTAACAGAAAGCCCATTTACAGATATTTACACAGGAGATTTTACACCTAAATCTGCTTACAGACAAAATGGTACAGCTTCTAATGCAGCTTATAATAATAGTGAAGTAGGTGTTACAGATTGTTTTAATAATGCTAGATATTACTCAGGTGTTAGTGTTATTGGTTTAGGTGCCATACAACATTCTAATGCAGGTATGCTTTATGGTCCTGGAAATATTGCAAGTTTATCATTACCACAAGTGCCAGGTATTTACTTTGTAGACCAAAATGCAACAGGTGCTAATGATGGATCGTCCTGGGCAGATGCATTTACATCTTTATATACAGCGTTAAGCTCGCCAAGTGTGTCTTCTGGATCAAGCCTTTATGTAAAATCAGGAACTTACTTAGCCAACGCAGGACCATATGTAATAGCAGATGATGCATTAAAAATATATGGTGGTTTTGATGGTACAGAAGCTCATGAGGCTGATAGAGATTTGTCTTTAATTTTTACTGGTAATGCAACTATTATTGATGGCGATATAAATGGAGATGATACTTTTGTTGATGGTTTTTTAACTGGAAATACAGCAGATAATGCTAATAAATTATTGGACTTAACAACAGACGGTGTTACTGTAGATGGATTTGTTTTTAAAGGAGCTAATTCTTCAGGAAATGCAATAATTAGTACAACTACTTCTCAGCTTTCAAACTTTACTTTAATGAATTCTGAAATCAAAGAAAATAATAGCTCAGGTTTATTATTCGATTGGAGAAATTTTGTAGATGATTTTACCGTATACAATACATCTATTCATCATAATGATGTCAATAATGGATTAATGTTATTACAAACACAAAATGATGATTTATCCTCTACTTTTGTAAATGTTAATATCTACGACAATAAGACAAATTCAGATTTTGGTTCTAT
Protein-coding regions in this window:
- a CDS encoding sensor histidine kinase; protein product: MTKKDHKKYTTIITLLLNVFMLLGQTPTHNYLQNISALPDIEFYDITEDLDHFIWLAANKGLFRYNGNTYRKFIHPEQKSNSLFQLKFDAKEQLWCNNIYGQIFFIQNDSLTLFYDANKLVKGQLAPYQILEKSVRLFTVTGIYDIDKSTRNVTKIFEGMCIDNASFNEINYTFVINLEGSTKRHRIYKFENTTAKKILEIKSSQHIQTPKLFAFKDEVFFTHTSASGNIFYLINAEEKTSEKINTPNQLKDETIFKILKFNEEYWFLTSSGVFVFNLLNHNLIFKEHFFETESITDLEIDFNSNYWFTTLNNGVLVSPNLKIKFLELNHVKANITASVGLKNNNFVLGTNNGKLLFYKQDHLVKIIELPGKKFIGKLYFDTDNEKLIVSINASESFVVDLNTYKVNDVANTFSVAKTFSKINDSTLFYGNYRQGVVYKNPFGKLKKQVVKDSRVKASLIFNNHLFVSYIDGVFKYDTASFASEELKRNSKSLLVNSLTKSNDAMWLVTQHNGLLKFKNNTWLKSEIKLPNNLQINKIHADENVLWISTDAGLYQYQVPSKALKLLGAQDGLNTAVIDFLILHNQIIVTLPKAFFILPKTQDLFKTYKTSKVKVEAVKINDRDTLVASSYKLPYDLNKIGITFNSNGFQSNQHVKYQYRVKQIDSSWQNIPLHTHFVNFNSLSSGMYTFELKAQNISAKQPVFATPITFTIAKPYWETYWFYALVLATIIGLVWFYFRRRLQQKERQRIAEIDKILIDKKITNLRLENLRSQMNPHFIFNALNSIQDYIISNEKELASSYLVKFSRLIRMYLDYSQQNEITLEEELNALKLYLELEKVRFEDELEYKITIDNQLKTKQIKVPSLFIQPYVENALKHGLIHKLNNRKLHIEAKIIQQNKMQITVEDNGIGRAQSETLKRPNLHHKPFATKANEERVRLYKNKLKRDIVIITNDLYGDNDVAAGTKVVITMPIH
- a CDS encoding LytR/AlgR family response regulator transcription factor gives rise to the protein MKAIIIDDEKRARHLLSNLLAEHCVSITNIKEAQDLASGADLIKTSKPDVVFLDIEMPNQSGLDILEYFPDQIDFKIIFVTAYNQYAIEAFKLSAVDYLLKPVDTNELKEAVAKAEEAIKANKLNDQLNKLRDSLKQLSMDKIALEIPKGIMFASHNDIVYFEADGMYTNVQLIDGKQKTICKPLKHFVEQLERNPMFFKCHRSYLINLKYVDELVKDDGDFLLMNNKKRIPISKSKRYQFLEVIKETFM
- a CDS encoding T9SS type A sorting domain-containing protein — its product is MKKTLRLLTFLVFGFTQAQTVVYVDIDATGTNDGTSWANAYTSLHNALTNTTTAGAEIWIAEGTYTPLNASTPFLNQYGVNIYGGFVGTEATKADRNVDPWLHPVYLSGDINGDDLVEVPSATSTNKTDNASRILQIEPSTIGGTTLVHVQENIVIDRINFVNAYGGSALYSHPAVGSNFTQKQIKLRNCRFSRNYASTRPAFDVWSNESGTPATSPFETFIMINSIVDENVSSVGYAFEFRGLAGYLKTTLVNNLFVANTVTDVNSAGSVARFISNGANNINVNFASNTLAFNQEGASYGADGGSCIYFQRVSNSGGIVGKWYNNIYYSNQGTGEYALSNNYTMAFIDVANTNARDFTTPTYDLPNSIILTESPFTDIYTGDFTPKSAYRQNGTASNAAYNNSEVGVTDCFNNARYYSGVSVIGLGAIQHSNAGMLYGPGNIASLSLPQVPGIYFVDQNATGANDGSSWADAFTSLYTALSSPSVSSGSSLYVKSGTYLANAGPYVIADDALKIYGGFDGTEAHEADRDLSLIFTGNATIIDGDINGDDTFVDGFLTGNTADNANKLLDLTTDGVTVDGFVFKGANSSGNAIISTTTSQLSNFTLMNSEIKENNSSGLLFDWRNFVDDFTVYNTSIHHNDVNNGLMLLQTQNDDLSSTFVNVNIYDNKTNSDFGSIWFRTVGSATTNDVNIINCHFGGNVLSGLAQPHFFNISGQSTTSSLSIVNSIIYGNTNPSGNPVIAVDNSKTAEGDFTDLYVAYSIAQSLSPNATSGNYATAALISGDPQLDETDAYKPTALSNTINVGNNTAYIMDYPSEDLSFNARIFNNTIDLGPYEYNPTLGVNDVIVNTNSVKLYPNPVSDRLFVKSTEQVDNVFIYTINGQLVKQVNEVNNEIDVANLPSGFYLITIKSKAAVTSKKFVKH